In Vespa crabro chromosome 14, iyVesCrab1.2, whole genome shotgun sequence, the following are encoded in one genomic region:
- the LOC124429044 gene encoding zinc finger protein 551-like isoform X1, with translation MMLHKMSSKLCRLCGKEKQQGTDVFKDKVKGAVLISIINKYFSKEVINISTSDVFSKYVCIDCEQKICIFDEFCLMVANVQKQLAAPSLEIDFAEDMLCHLKENDSIEKSSMNKQDVRKSICPICTKSFRCQAHLERHKRIHTGQRPFICTICRMSFNQQEILMKHMERHEGKKQFQCANCHQSFRYKVSLNSHMINFHMDMDQSVIHGHVMPIDSNSFTCSECGKQFVTKYKLQRHSRCHTGERPYHCTFCTKTFSQTGNLKVHQVKCHQIPESLTEIRGQPQNNTQVMNRDMSAPLNNFHAVYISESEIQKTINETINSTDPSTSYLNKMYENPLYIDDEIETMLDHDLGQLEQNKFTTSSQDKVSLCLKQPETPELLHSLLYDD, from the exons ATGATGCTTCATAAAATGAGTTCTAAATTGTGTCGTTTGTGcggtaaagaaaaacaacaaggTACAGATGTATTTAAAGATAAAGTCAAAGGTGCTgtattaatttcgattattaataaatatttctccaaagag gtTATAAACATATCTACGTCAGATGTATTCTCAAAGTACGTTTGCATTGATTGCgaacaaaaaatttgtatatttgaTGAATTTTGTTTAATGGTCGCTAATGTACAAAAGCAATTAGCTGCGCCTTCTTTAGAAATTGACTTCGCtgag GATATGTTGTgtcatttgaaagaaaatgatagcATTGAGAAATCCTCAATGAACAAACAGGATGTAAGAAAATCTATATGTCCTATATGTACAAAAAGTTTTAGATGCCAAGCACACTTAGAAAGACATAAACGTATACATACAGGACAGAGGCCTTTTATTTGTACg ATTTGTAGAATGTCCTTCAATCAGCAAGAAATACTTATGAAACATATGGAAAGacacgaaggaaagaaacaatttCAGTGCGCTAATTGTCATCAATCGTTCCGCTACAAAGTTTCTTTAAATTCGCATATGATCAACTTTCATATGGATATGGATCAATCTGTCATACACGGTCATGTAATGCCTATCGATAGTAATTCTTTTACGTGTTCAGAATGTGGTAAACAATTTGTAACAAAGTACAAACTACAGCGACATTCCAGATGTCATACCGGTGAAAGACCATATCATTGTACATTTTGTACTAAAACATTTTCACAAACAGGAAATTTAAAAGTGCATCAAGTTAAATGTCATCAGATACCTGAGTCATTAACGGAAATAAGAGGACAACCTCAGAATAATACTCAAGTTATGAATCGCGACATGTCAGCgcctttaaataattttcatgcgGTATATATATCAGAAAGTGAAATACAAAAGACtataaatgaaacaataaaTTCGACAGATCCAAGTACATCTTATcttaataaaatgtatgaaaATCCTCTTTATATAGACGACGAAATAGAAACGATGTTGGATCATGATCTTGGTCAATTGGAACAGAATAAATTTACTACGAGTTCACAAGATAAAGTATCTCTTTGTTTAAAACAACCAGAGACTCCTGAATTATTGCATAGTTTATTGTACGACGATTAA
- the LOC124429062 gene encoding putative peptidyl-tRNA hydrolase PTRHD1 yields MAALVQYVVIRGDLSKTMGWPMGAIVAQACHACTAVTHLFYNDSNTQAYLADLDSMHKVVLEASDEASLHTLCSKLKEDDIHHKLWIEQPENIPTCLVTKPYPKNEVQSYFKKYKLLKL; encoded by the exons atgGCTGCATTAGTTCAGTACGTGGTTATAAGAGGAGATCTTTCTAAGACAATGGGATGGCCAATGGGTGCTATAGTAGCTCAAGCCTGTCACGCTTGCACAGCCGTCACTCATCTTTTTTACAATGATAGCAATACACAAGCTTACCTCGCAGATTTGGATTCAATGCATAAAGTTGTTCTTGaa GCTTCTGACGAGGCCAGTTTACATACTTTGTGCTCCAAACTGAAGGAGGACGACATCCATCACAAGTTGTGGATAGAACAGCCCGAAAACATTCCAACTTGTCTGGTAACAAAACCTTATCCTAAGAATGAAGTGCAATCGTATTTTAAAAAGTACAAATTGCTTAAGCTTTGA
- the LOC124429044 gene encoding myoneurin-like isoform X2 — protein MVANVQKQLAAPSLEIDFAEDMLCHLKENDSIEKSSMNKQDVRKSICPICTKSFRCQAHLERHKRIHTGQRPFICTICRMSFNQQEILMKHMERHEGKKQFQCANCHQSFRYKVSLNSHMINFHMDMDQSVIHGHVMPIDSNSFTCSECGKQFVTKYKLQRHSRCHTGERPYHCTFCTKTFSQTGNLKVHQVKCHQIPESLTEIRGQPQNNTQVMNRDMSAPLNNFHAVYISESEIQKTINETINSTDPSTSYLNKMYENPLYIDDEIETMLDHDLGQLEQNKFTTSSQDKVSLCLKQPETPELLHSLLYDD, from the exons ATGGTCGCTAATGTACAAAAGCAATTAGCTGCGCCTTCTTTAGAAATTGACTTCGCtgag GATATGTTGTgtcatttgaaagaaaatgatagcATTGAGAAATCCTCAATGAACAAACAGGATGTAAGAAAATCTATATGTCCTATATGTACAAAAAGTTTTAGATGCCAAGCACACTTAGAAAGACATAAACGTATACATACAGGACAGAGGCCTTTTATTTGTACg ATTTGTAGAATGTCCTTCAATCAGCAAGAAATACTTATGAAACATATGGAAAGacacgaaggaaagaaacaatttCAGTGCGCTAATTGTCATCAATCGTTCCGCTACAAAGTTTCTTTAAATTCGCATATGATCAACTTTCATATGGATATGGATCAATCTGTCATACACGGTCATGTAATGCCTATCGATAGTAATTCTTTTACGTGTTCAGAATGTGGTAAACAATTTGTAACAAAGTACAAACTACAGCGACATTCCAGATGTCATACCGGTGAAAGACCATATCATTGTACATTTTGTACTAAAACATTTTCACAAACAGGAAATTTAAAAGTGCATCAAGTTAAATGTCATCAGATACCTGAGTCATTAACGGAAATAAGAGGACAACCTCAGAATAATACTCAAGTTATGAATCGCGACATGTCAGCgcctttaaataattttcatgcgGTATATATATCAGAAAGTGAAATACAAAAGACtataaatgaaacaataaaTTCGACAGATCCAAGTACATCTTATcttaataaaatgtatgaaaATCCTCTTTATATAGACGACGAAATAGAAACGATGTTGGATCATGATCTTGGTCAATTGGAACAGAATAAATTTACTACGAGTTCACAAGATAAAGTATCTCTTTGTTTAAAACAACCAGAGACTCCTGAATTATTGCATAGTTTATTGTACGACGATTAA
- the LOC124429121 gene encoding putative uncharacterized protein DDB_G0282133 produces MGKVKKRSILLHSNQSQNVIRNLMLRDLGLHNINKTSTRELESIAETNLVLKSHRELKCDLPGVPRATFLMVFSPDGTKLASTHGNHNVYITEVKTGKNIRTLCGHPRTPWCIAFHPSSSQILASGCLGGQVRVWDLSGGSEVWNAESRTVIASLAFHPSEQLLVIATYNEIHFWDWSQSEPFAVASTRSDKEKVRYVAFDNLGRKLITGIANISPIRSRRDRPPVEQPYRTLLRNPLEGFQDSEAIPRYHHLWDAPLHGYRMMNNYNYARRVRNGNAPDLRTTRMTRTVPNAPEVSSDLRDQQRNSPSFRRIFDVIIRNLCTEQEYYTRNLHSETLDDENNGEQSENGYWLLEENSNSDSNLDEASTSNASNSRRWTSRWIQLDSSNRNYDNNRTSSLNDPTHTRLINDEMIQRAQNRFCNRNQIASMPANSLSYEQPPLFPFRSLQESQFRRLEQCTVPEVDSSSSSSHRHQPINPPANTSGSASAKRENSANENNTQETHIPLKRERVEGESSMENQQQRQDNQVENQLRNNNSTFERSVDNNMSELNASRDIAGEGFRRWRLSLNRDVGLHPLEIRLRIRLLGRHINNMQRLCRARLEIIQLQHVRRMCEDLQHQIRSLHVTVRVERQNNNHETTEQSNISTNAKPSTSGQNSSSVSTDSQSEPTRNFKKILLESYKRENNETGDTKVCDQDQPSTSTGITKSSKFVNNDLQGHNNNNDGTENSTNISLSNLLPSESELRDMQPHNLSNILDGLYSQCQNCNLSDNSQYTNNAINDHTYSNLTTNDENIQLPSISSLVSNIGITSNLPTISAITTTTSQSPSVSHSINNEINNQSSVTNETLRMSENVEYSSEDVNTHLNNNTNNDEYINTNTEDSSNIPESLNERVQPESSSSNINLQNRQYMYQRICKYGRRMYLRNPRLLSLGAKRGSRSQSSNDNSRFCENVRRPWHLRRNPPHVCDSTTNENNSERNQVQSTSEFLQVMILRLEFLVRQQRALAQNNNIGRGFNSDSQIDNVTDNENQEIEQIREATRLRARQVLSLMVEGLTQFFETNRPENGSQSNMLYEQIYKMYVLLHLALELMDLLLAQLVTTRRELESSQYGPYSSDLSSQNNNRTEIPRSNSSDNSLQREEYNSSNNVQVISENNDDTEIFERNLDTENPGTSLEMNQANTEDLFSVHANRNYHNMAERLKRLFFHPQLLDAESEGNTTEEHQNLSNLTSHVNNSINTDNATYTAQNNDEFEQAGTSTGHNLSEHALSTEVQNIVERTQNNSSINTDSSTENRRQSNVQSLDNNITYRNNDSFELRLHELNAAIYRGYRNNWRNMSSGINQHAQEIEQRIPRPNCSNWGNFIPSEQSTRRPLNFQGSSLSASIIRRASSTPIRGYVRRYLTLQRERFRRRISYRNGISRRQELNVPVIRVNGIPLNELHNSSGNQRRRHNAPSHIPSPYIIDNFPNDVERNGNNNNNNINNNNNNYNNNNNNNYHHQPGPSSIHQNNNRYRQNLGIHQILNPIVFAQAMWRNRFVRYSEFGNTNSAVRNISNSTGGGGGGGGGGGGGGGGGGGGGGGSGGGGGGGGSGDGDGDGDGGGISGGGQDTGNDDSDDIDLGDHIPVSMTVNGFEIQSYRVQAWDFSTGEIPDITDSKKNIVVRECKIHNDASIDISSDGKLLTTLLPSGRINVTTTLGIYSLQWETLGERIYSTKIDQTVVSVSMSPTRQHLLVGLASRRSRARGFLMALLYKLTDKESTKEKQCLVDQIDPECYNSYEPNDSYRTDEFIHGIDNFGNTRQNNDDIDRQDQDWRHRSMRTDIDIKDNKRNMVLIRKLLLYIPGSTGYVSLNCIRWAPQPGQGMVYATNTGQLNILH; encoded by the exons ATGGGGAAAGTCAAAAAAAGGTCGATATTGCTGCATAGCAATCAATCTCAGAATGTGATACGCAACCTAATGTTAAGAGATTTAGGTcttcataatataaataaaactagTACACGAGAACTTGAATCGATAGCAGAAACAAATCTTGTTTTGAAGAGTCATAGGGAGTTG aaatgtgATTTACCTGGTGTTCCTAGAGCAACTTTTTTAATGGTCTTTAGTCCTGATGG gACTAAACTGGCATCTACACATGGAAATcacaatgtatatattacagaAGTTAAGACAGGGAAGAATATAAGAACTCTTTGTGGCCATCCACGTACACCATGGTGTATAGCTTTCCATCCGTCTTCAAGTCAGATATTAGCTTCTGGCTGTCTTGGTGGCCAAGTTCGTGTATGGGATTTAAGT GGAGGTAGCGAAGTATGGAATGCTGAAAGTCGTACAGTTATTGCATCTCTTGCATTTCATCCATCCGAACAGTTACTTGTAATAGCAACTTataatgaaattcatttttgGGACTGGAGTCAATCCGAACCTTTTGCAGTAGCTTCAACACGTtcggataaagaaaaagtgag atatGTGGCATTTGATAATCTcggaagaaaattaatcacTGGTATTGCAAATATATCGCCAATTCGATCACGAAGGGATCGCCCTCCCGTAGAACAACCATACAGAACTTTATTAag aaatCCATTGGAAGGTTTTCAAGATTCTGAAGCAATACCCCGTTATCATCATTTATGGGATGCGCCTCTTCATGGATACAGAatgatgaataattataattatgcaAGAAGAGTACGAAACGGTAATGCACCTGATCTCAGAACTACTAGAATGACAAGAACTGTTCCTAATGCACCAGAGGTATCATCCGACCTAAGAGATCAACAAAG AAATTCCCCTTCATTCAGAAGAATATTTGAtgtaattataagaaatttatgCACAGAGCAAGAGTATTATACAAGAAATTTACACAGTGAAACTTTGGACGACGAAAATAACGGAGAACAATCAGAGAATGGATATTGGCTTTTggaagaaaatagtaattcAGATTCCAATCTTGACGAAGCCAGTACAAGTAATGCTTCTAATTCACGAAGATGGACCAGTCGTTGGATTCAATTAGACTCATCCAAtagaaattatgataataatcgtaCATCGTCGCTCAATGATCCAACGCATACAAGGCTTATAAACGATGAAATGATTCAAAGAGCTCAGAATAGGTTCTGCAATAGAAATCAAATTGCTTCTATGCCAGCGAATTCTCTAAGCTACGAACAGCCACCGTTATTTCCATTTAGAAGTTTACAAGAAAGCCAATTTAGGAGGCTAGAACAATGTACAGTACCAGAAGTTGATTCTTCGAGTAGTTCGTCGCATCGTCATCAACCAATAAATCCTCCTGCGAATACAAGTGGTAGTGCGTcggcgaaaagagaaaattcagCCAATGAGAATAACACACAAGAAACACATATTcctttaaagagagaaagagtagaaggTGAAAGTTCAATGGAAAATCAACAACAAAGACAAGATAATCAAGTTGAAAATCAattaaggaataataattctacTTTTGAAAGATCtgtagataataatatgagtGAATTAAATGCTAGCAGAGATATAGCTGGAGAAGGATTCAGAAGATGGAGATTGTCCCTGAATCGAGATGTAGGTCTTCATCCTTTAGAAATTCGCTTGAGAATACGTCTTCTTGGACGGCACATAAATAATATGCAACGTTTGTGTAG AGCCAgattagaaattattcaaCTACAGCATGTTCGTAGAATGTGCGAAGACTTGCAACATCAAATACGTTCGCTACATGTAACCGTACGAGTTGagagacaaaataataatcatgaaacGACAGAACAATCGAATATAAGTACAAATGCAAAACCTTCGACGTCAGGTCAAAATTCCTCTTCGGTATCGACAGATTCTCAAAGTGAACCTACTAGAAACTTCAAAAAGATCCTTTTAGAAAgttataagagagagaataacgaGACTGGTGATACAAAAGTATGCGATCAAGATCAACCGTCAACATCTACGGGGATAACGAAATCATCCAAATTTGTGAACAATGATCTGCAAggtcataataacaataacgatggGACAGAAAATTCGACAAACATAAGCCTTTCAAATTTATTACCAAGTGAATCGGAACTACGAGATATGCAGCCGCataatttatcgaatatattgGACGGTCTTTACTCACAATGTCAGAACTGTAATCTTTCTGATAATTCGCAGTACACGAATAATGCGATAAATGATCATACTTATTCGAATTTAACAACCAACGatgaaaatatacaattacCAAGCATATCGAGTCTGGTTTCTAATATTGGAATCACGTCAAACTTACCAACAATTTCTGCGATCACTACTACAACTTCGCAATCACCTAGCGTTTCGCATtcaattaataacgaaataaataatcaaagttCTGTTACGAATGAAACATTGCGGATGAGTGAAAATGTAGAGTATTCTTCCGAAGATGTAAATACGCatcttaataacaatactaataatgacgAATACATTAATACTAATACAGAAGATTCATCAAATATTCCAGAAAGTTTGAATGAAAGAGTACAACCCGAATCATCGTCAAGTAATATCAATTTACAAAATAGACAGTACATGTACCAAAGAATTTGTAAATATGGACGTCGAATGTACTTAAG aaatcCAAGATTATTGTCACTGGGAGCTAAAAGAGGTTCTAGATCACAATCGAGTAATGACAATTCTCGCTTTTGCGAAAATGTAAGAAGGCCATGGCATTTACGTAGAAATCCACCGCATGTGTGCGATAGTACcaccaatgaaaataatagtgaAAGAAATCAAGTGCAAAGTACTTCAGAATTTTTACAAGTAATGATACTTCGATTGGAGTTCTTAGTTCGTCAACAAAGAGCTTTGgctcaaaataataatatcggtagAGGTTTTAATAGTGATAGTCAAATAGACAATGTCACGGATAATGAAAATCAAGAAATTGAACAAATACGAGAAGCTACTCGTCTCCGAGCTAG GCAAGTTCTTAGTTTAATGGTTGAAGGTTTAACGCAATTCTTTGAAACTAACAGACCTGAAAATGGGTCACAAAGTAATATGCTTTATGAACAAATCTATA aaatgtaTGTTTTACTGCACTTAGCATTAGAATTAATGGATTTGTTATTAGCTCAATTGGTAACTACGAGACGAGAATTGGAGTCTAGTCAGTATGGGCCATATAGTTCCGATCTTTCAtctcagaataataataggacaGAAATACCTCGAAGTAATAGTTCAGACAATAGTTTACAAAGAGAAGAATACAATTCAAGTAATAACGTGCAAGTGATATCAGAAAATAATGACGACACcgaaatttttgaaagaaatctTGATACAGAAAATCCTGGTACATCCCTTGAGATGAATCAGGCAAATACAGAAGATCTTTTTTCAGTACATGCTAATAGAAATTATCACAATATGGCAGAACGTTTAAAAAGATTGTTCTTTCATCCACAATTACTTGATGCAGAATCAGAAGGCAATACTACAGAGGAACATCAAAATTTAAGTAATCTTACTTCACACGTGAATAATTCCATAAATACTGATAACGCCACTTACACTGCACAAAATAATGATGAGTTTGAGCAAGCAGGTACAAGCACAGGTCATAATTTATCAGAACATGCTTTGTCCACTGAGGTACAAAATATAGTTGAAAGGACTCAAAATAATAGTTCTATTAATACCGATAGCTCTACAGAGAATAGAAGACAAAGTAATGTGCAAtctttagataataatattacctaCAGAAATAATGATTCTTTTGAGTTACGTTTACATGAGCTTAATGCAGCAATTTACAGAGGATATAGAAACAATTGGCGAAACATGTCCTCTGGTATTAATCAGCATGCACAAGAAATTGAACAAAGAATTCCAAGACCAAACTGTTCGAATTGGGGTAACTTTATTCCAAGTGAACAGAGTACGAGAAGACCGTTAAATTTTCAAGGATCTAGCTTATCAGCATCGATAATAAGAAGAGCCTCCTCTACACCTATCCGAGGATATGTTAGAAGATATCTTACGCTTCAAAGGGAACGTTTCAGACGTAGAATATCTTATAGAAATGGGATATCTCGCAGACAAGAATTAAATGTTCCTGTTATACGAGTAAATGGGATTCCATTGAACGAATTGCATAATTCATCGGGAAATCAAAGAAGGAGACATAATGCTCCATCTCATATTCCTTCGccatatattattgataattttccTAATGACGTTGAAagaaatggtaataataataacaataatattaataataataacaacaattataataataataataataataat tatcatcatcaaccTGGACCAAGCTCAAtacatcaaaataataatagatacagG cAGAATTTAGGAATACATCAAATATTAAATCCAATAGTTTTTGCACAAGCTATGTGGCGTAATCGCTTCGTACGTTATTCTGAATTTGGGAATACCAATTCAGCAGTGAgaaatattagtaatagtactggaggaggaggaggaggaggaggaggaggcggaggtggtggcggtggaggtggcggaggaggaggaggtagtggtggtggaggaggcgGAGGTGGAAGTGGAGACGGAGATGGAGATGGAGATGGAGGAGGAATAAGTGGCGGAGGACAAGATACTGGAAACGATGATAGCGATGATATCGACCTAGGAG ATCATATACCAGTTAGTATGACAGTTAATGGCTTTGAAATTCAGAGTTATAGGGTTCAAGCATGGGATTTTTCTACAGGTGAAATTCCAGACATAACCGATT CTAAGAAAAACATTGTTGTGCGTGAATGTAAGATTCATAATGACGCAAGTATTGATATTTCGTCCGATGGGAAATTATTAACAACACTGTTACCGTCGGGGCGTATAAATGTTACGACAACTTTAG GTATATATAGTTTACAATGGGAAACTTTAGGAGAAAGAATTTATTCGACGAAAATTGATCAGACGGTTGTTTCCGTATCGATGTCACCAACAAGGCAACATCTCCTAGTTGGTTTGGCATCACGAAGAAGTCGCGCAAGAGGATTTCTAATGGCATTACTTTACAAGCTCACGGATAAAGAATCtactaaagaaaaacaatgtttaGTAGATCAAATTGATCCAGAATGTTATAACTCATACGAACCCAATGATTCGTATAGAACGGATGAATTTATCCATGGTATTGATAATTTTGGTAACACGAGACAAAATAATGATGACATTGATAGACAGGATCAAGATTGGCGCCATCGTAGCATGAGGACtgatatagatattaaagataataaaaggaatatgGTGCTTATTAGGAAATTGTTGCTATATATTCCAGGGTCTACTGGATATGTCAGTTTAAATTGCATAAGATGGGCACCACAGCCCGGCCAAGGAATGGTTTATGCTACAAATACAGGCCaattaaatattcttcatTGA